gtgtatacgtTTTTGTGtgtctatattatatatatgtgtgcgtgtgtttgagtgtgtgtttgggccTGGGCCAGGGTATCAGTGACGGTTCAGTATCCTTCACACTCATATTAGAGGCACCTCAGCGCACAATGTCTCAGGGATGGCTGACCCTGACAGCCACAttcttcacacgcacacacaaatgcgtgcgtgcacgtgcaaacacacgcgcacacacatgcacgcgcgcacacacagtttGTCCGGGCACGGTGGCTCTGGCAATCAGCTGCACTCTGAACTTCTGCCCTTCTCTGCGCCTACCAACAGATTACTTGCACACATGCACCACTCACACACAATGACAattacacgcacacatacaaatacacacatgtacacagatcACATAAACATGCCCACAGCAGGACATGTCAGATCCCTCCCGAGTTTGATTCTTCCTCCAATCCCCCAACCCCCTCCTCCTCTGACTCCCCCAGCCCCAaggcctccttctctctctcagctctcatCCAAGGGAATAATGAGAAATATGGAAATGTACTCCGTCAAACTCTCTGTGACTAACTcaccctctttccctccctccctctcgctcttgtctgtctgtctctttctctgtctgtctgtctctctctctgggtcttctCTATCATCTTTTGCCTTCGCTTTATCCTCCGCTCTTCCTCCTCATTCCCTTATTTCAGCCCCGTCCTTTATTTCTGTgggtctgtctctttttctcaccGTCCCCCACTTTCAGTGCAtctcctgctcctcctcagcATTTCTCCATCTCATCTGCTGAGTTTCACTTtaactgtgtctctctctcccttcctccctctctctctctcagaaccgTTCAGTGCATCAGTTTGGGTAATGATGTTTGTGATGCTGTTAATTGTCACTGCCATCGCTGTCTTCCTCTTTGAGTTCATCAGCCCTCTGGGCTTCAACCGCAACTTGGCCCAGGGCAAAGGTAGGtgtacacacactttctctctctctttctctctcacaaacacacacacacacacacacacacacacggggttcTCTAGCACAGAAACATGGATGATGTTGGTAcgaaggttaaaaacatacacgataaaagcatccatccattatccaaaccgcttatcctgctctcagggtcacggggatgctgcagcctatctcagcagtcaatgggcggcaggcagggagacaccctggacaggccgccaggccatcagggcCACAATAAAAACATCAGAGATTAAAACAACCTGCTGAAACAGCAAGATGTCTGCAGAGTCTTTATATGGGAGCAGCTGCGTATCCACGGATGACCTCGCCCTCTCcctgatgtgtgtgtgggggggggcacaatttaacCTGTCCCAACTCAGTTAATCTGACTTGGAACAAGTGTGCCCTCAAACACTCCGCCACACCCAACTTcagaaataaagaaaaataaacaaaaggTTTCCAGGTGGaatagcagtctatttcattgcctaccaacatggagatcccagttcgaatccccgtgttacctccggcttggtcgggcgtccctacagacacatttggtcgtgtctgcaggtgggaagccggatgtgggtatgtgtcctggtcgctgcactagcgcctcctctggtcggtcggggtgcctgtacaggggtgagggggaactggggggaatagcttgatcctccaacgtgctacgtcccccggggaaactcctcactgtaaggtgtaaagaagtggctggcgacgtgacatatattggaggaggcatgtggtagtctgcagccctcctcggatcgccagagggggcggagcagcaactgggacggctcggaagagtgggttaatttgacggatacaattggggagaaaatgggggggaataATAAACAAGTATGAGCGATCCCTATGTTGAGGTACCTATGGTACTCCTAAAACTGTGGATGGCTCAGTCAACGTTGCAAAGCATCAACAAACAGTAGTTTGCAGATACAGAGTGACCATTTACTTCTTGCATTTAAATGATCTTTGTTGACAGTTTTTGAAGTTTATTTCTCTTTGCCCCAGACCCACATGGTCCATCGTTCACCATTGGAAAGGCCATCTGGCTGCTGTGGGGTCTGGTATTCAACAACTCTGTGCCTGTACAGAACCCTAAAGGTACCACCAGTAAGTTCATAGTGTCGGTGTGGGCCTTCTTTGCTGTCATCTTCCTGGCCTCCTACACTGCCAACCTCGCAGCCTTCATGATCCAGGAAGAGTTTGTCGACCAAGTCACTGGATTGTCTGACAAGAAGGTAGGATTAGACGTATGGTCAAGTACagataagcacacacacatacggaggggggggggattgaacaCACTCACAATCAAGGTTGCTCTTGTAATGAATGCCAGCCCTGCAGCCAGACAGGAATCTCCAGAGACAGCCCTTAGGCTTCAAGAGCCCAAACCCTCTGGCCGTAGTTGTCACCACACTAACACTGTCAGCACAGCCAACCCaggaaacgcacacacacacacacatacactggctGAATGGATCAAAGATTTGGTACATGTGGATATAGTGTGCGTATGTGCGCACATGTTTGTGTTTGGTACATGTGGATatagtgcgcgtgtgtgtgtgtgtgtgtgtgtgtgtgtgtgtgtgtgtgtgtgtgtgtgtgtgtgtatataaacagAGTCTGCCACTGTCAGCAGAACCTCAGCCAGCCTTACACCAGACTGGACACACAATGATGATGAGTGATGAGTTCACTTCGCTGTCTTgtccttctcctttctcctctgcttctctgtgtcattcttcactttcctcctctctccttcctctgtccctcttCACTCCCACTGCTCTTGCcttcctctctgtttccctctctcacgctctctttatttctccctctttctctctatttATTTagttctctctctcaatctcattAACGCTCTATCTTTGTCCCTTCTTTTCTCttaccctctccctctcttattttctgtttaaaccccccaccccccaccctcacccccgtttttttctccctctccctttccatctctctctgtttAGTTTCAGAGCCCATACTCCTATTCACCACCATTTCGATTCGGAACAGTTCCTAACGGCAGCACGGAGCGCAACATCAGGAAAAACTACCCAGATATGCATCAGTACATGACCAAATACCATCAGAGCGGGGTGCAGGATGCACTGATCAGCCTCAAGACTGGGTATGGCGCTGCACTGTAGACCTGTCAACCCAAGTAATGTCAAGTTGAGCTTTATTACCCCTGAGAGGGAAATTCTGTTTGCAAACAGTATCCACCGCTAAGAACATgagaaaacaaataaaaagacatTGCATCAGACACATATGCCAGCCCCATGGGGCCAAGCGCTGGCTCATGCTAAAATGCTACAGTAACTGTGTTTAGTGCTACTGTCGCTGGCAGGAAGATGCAGTCACTTTCCCCAAATGCTCATTATAGAGCTTGGTTGTTTCTGGAATGTAAGGGGAGGCTGCCATAACAGATAGATCGTTATTTATGCTGGAgtttgctgtttgtttgtttttgttgtttttttctattGCTGCAcctcagcgcacacacacacagaggaagggaCTGCTGCATTCTCAGTCGCTCATCAGCTTTGTGTCTAGACTTTGATCTcgatgcaaacatgcacacagaaTGACTCGGTTGCTTGCAAGTGATATCGGGTTTCCTTATGCAGCCGCTGTATCTGCTCTGACTATACGTTAGATAGACTGATTTACAGCTAAACCTCCATTGAGTCAACCCTAAAGGAAAAGAGGTCATTTCAGCGAATGAAATGTAAACTATTTTGGACCCCCCCAAAATATGCCTTGAAATGTTTTTTTACACATCGGTGAACGAAAATTGCTCCGTGTCAATCTTTAAGTCTCTCTCAGACCGGATAGCTTTTGAGGTGATTGGCACAAATTAGTCTCTTTTCGCTGCACGTACCATCAACAGAATTTCAACAACTGCAGCAGCAGACACAGAATATCTTTTGCCACATTAAAATATGCCATTTGGCTTTGACTCtgtgcatgcattacagcaatGCATACATCATTAGCCTTTATGGGAACCAAATCTCCCTATTTGATGAAATGCTGGTGTCGTGCTGTATACAGAATAATACAGGATTCTTATTTCATTACTTATTCAATCCATTGCATATAAGATGATTCAATTTAAGGTCTGACATTAAAAACTGctatactactacaactactactacaaccaatAATAAATAACACATACTGGGCCTCTTCAGAGCTCAAGGACATTTTAGCGAGTAGAAGATCAGAAGAACAAAATTAGAAATAGAAGAGAGCAATAAAAGAATGGTACAAGGCAAAGTCAATGTAACATCTAAAAACAGTGTAAGTATGCAAATAAATAGCAGCTTAATGTTGTAATCTTGGTTATGCAGCAGTCATATTGCATTTGGTTTGCAGCTATATGCCATGTTTTTATTCTTGCCCTGCTTTTAGCTGTTGAAGCGCAATAAATTTAGGGTGTTTTTTCTGCTGCAGAAAGCTGGATGCTTTCATCTACGATGCAGCAGTGTTGAATTACATGGCTGGCAGAGATGATGGCTGTAAGCTGGTGACCATTGGTAGTGGCTATATCTTTGCCACCACTGGCTATGGCATTGCACTCCAGAAAGGATCCTACTGGAAACGTCATGTTGACCTGGCCATTCTAGGCATCATCGGAGacggtgagacacacacacgcgcgcaaacATGAGCATACACATATCACCATTCAACAGACCTATTTAGCTCACACTAATAAAGTGAAGGTCGAAGATTTATCTTCTGTTGTTTCAGGCTCACGGTGTCGTCACTCATTGTTTCAGCTCTCTAAACCCATAGCTCGGCTTACCCCGTAGCATaatttccctctctccccctcgtcCTTGTGTTAGAGAACTATTGGGGGCTAGTCTTAACACAGCATTTCATCATCATTACCCTGTGTGAGCTATTgtgaattagtgtgtgtgtgtgcctgctgtGTCCTGGTATGTTTACTACTCCAGATTGCTCCAGCATAATAAACTGTGAGATGGTGCaaatggaggagggagggagggagagagagagacagagagagagagagagagagagagagagagagagagagagagagagagagagagagagagagagagagagagagagagagagggagaaagagagagagagagagagagagagagagagagagagagagagagagagagagagagagatcaaactGCTGAAACCACAAAAGCATTTCACTTCACACCCGGCCCTTTAATTCAGGGCAGATACCTGcagacacctacacacacacagaccgataATTCCTCCTTCCCTATCATTCCATCATTATCAATTTCCCCCCTCTTCCACTCCTTCTTTCACTCTACCACTGGTCCTCCTTCCATTACGATGTATTTGCCACCTTCATCCCACCACCATCACCCCTTCTCTTTTCATCTTCCCTTTTAATGGTAACCCATCTCCCACCTCCTTCCCACCTGCCAGGTGAGATGGAGGAGCTAGAGGCACAATGGCTGACGGGGATCTGCCACAATGAGAAGAATGAGGTGATGTCTAGCCAGCTGGACGTGGACAACATGGCGGGGGTGTTCTACATGCTGGCCACGGCCATGGGCCTCTCCATCCTCACCTTCATCTCCGAGCACCTGTTCTATTGGAGGCTCAGATACTGCTTCACTGGTGTCTGCTCCGGGAGACCCGGCCTCCTCTTCACCATCAGCAGGGTAGGGGGTGGGGGGATTAGGAGCCATGTTTTtcatatgcatgtgtatgtagatgtgtcgtgtgtgtgtgtgagtgtgtgtgtgtgtgatatagagCCGAGCTAAGATGGAGATGACTCCTAGTGCTTGCAAGTATGACGAGCAGCGGAGAGGATTGGTGAGACTAACAGGATGACAACATAGTCACTCACTCtccaacatacacacaaatgcactaaCGTGCAAGAACATATTAGCTTCAAAAGTTAAAATTGGTCCCAAATGCAAGGAGGCGTCAGCGCTTTGAGATGAAAGACCGTCATGACCACACATACGCATGTAGGCAGAcatcgacagacacacacacacacacgcacaaaaatggACACAACCGCACCGACCACTCTTATATTATTTATATGTCATGTCTGTGTTCGGCAGGGCTTTTATTCCGGACGAGCAGCAGTTCACACTCAAAGTGTTTTTTACAAAAATGtgtgtacgtctgtgtgtgtctatatctgtgtgtgtgtgtttgcatgtttgcgtAAGGGCACGCATGCCATTAAAACAGCAATGCTGTAGGTTAAGTGGCTCTAGGAAGAACATCTCCCAGCACTCGAAGGCCCCCTCCGGTGACATCATCACCCCAATTCAATTTTCTAAGCACCCCTGAAAGCAGTTAATCTCAAAAAGTGGTGATTATCTCTTCTGGCTGCATTACAAAACAAAATGAGGTTAAAGTTTTCAGTAAAGCGTTAGAAAATTGAATTCAGTTGTTCCTCCTTATTTGCCTTGCAAACAGTGTTTTTCTTGTAAGGCGCATTTGAAGATTTCAAAATTGGTGGGGTAGGTCACTGGATGGGTGTATTCACTCTTATCTGTCCCTTCCCCTATCAACAGTTATTTTCCtttgttttcctttcttttcatttcattatttttccatttcttttaattttctcttctcttctcgtctccTCTCGCATCCTGTTCTTTCTCGCATCTGTCAGGGTATCTGGAGCTGTATCCATGGCGTGCATATAGAGATGAAGAAGAAGACCCCTGAGCTGGATTTCAGTCCTCAGGCCAATATGTTGCACTTGCTCAAATCTGCCAAGTCCATCACTATGTCCTCTCCCAAGCGCAACACTGTGCTGTTGCAGCCTAACATCGTAGAAATTATGTCAGGAAAAGGTAACACACTCAGATATACAACACTTGCTGTGTatcttaaaggtagaacgagtaggattttcctaaaaatcaaagtATAAGCTcaacttatgacccactagacgtgtctGGTGGTATctgcatctgcagagaccctgtcctctacctgtattttcttattttgctgtgaacgggacgtttctgggtgtttacctttgggcagcgggactcgaTAAAAacatagcgaccaggtgccagatcgagatcgtaagcacacATCTAAGAGGAACCTATGACAATGGCAGACGCAGCACCAAAAAGACGCAAATAGAACAAGgtgaaacgccaagcggacaaagctcgttccaaaattaGCGTGAATCTGGAGTTGGCTTTCACCCACtgacgagcactgaaggagaggatgggaatgaagagcgatgcggagttggcctgtacaccagGATGTGTTCTGGCTACTGCAGTCAGGGGGCGCACGCTTCTGGTGTTGTTGAggcggggaggaggggccaactttgaatgttgttttTACAAACCGCAagcgacaaatcctactcgttctacctttactCTGTTTAGAGATTGTAGCCCAATGATTTCATGCTCACAGTACAGACAACCATCATCCCTGAAAAAAATATTACTTACACCCTTGCAGAGGTTGTTAAACTTACTTTCTATGTGCACTTAGCCCATGCATTCTAATAAGTGTCTAAGTTGGTGCTTGTTGTGGACTACAGAATACACTCTGTGATTGACCAAATACAACCCTTTTTATGGCCTGATGTGGCACATCATGCCATCAGATGTTAAATCCATCCAAACATCTTGTCTATTGTATCTTCTGAGGTCCATCTCTGTTTCCTAGGTAACTCGCTTCATAGCCTGCCTCCAAAGGGTCCTGGTCTCTATAGTAACGCTACTGGTCTACAGGGCTTCCTGTCATTGTCAGGGCGACACAAAGACCTCCTCAACAACGCTGCACCATTTCCTGGGCAACAAAAAGGCCTTTCCCACCAGACCAGTCCCAACAAGCCCCAGCTGTCTGTCACCAACGATAATGGCAAGACTCGCCTTGCTGGGCCACCATGTACTGCCTCAAAGCCTCGTGCCCTGTGGAAAAAAAGTGTGGAAACTctgaagacacagccaactgaCCCTTCCCCAGGTCCTGGCTCCAGTCCTTCCCCAGCACCAGGGCCTGGACCTGCACCAATGAAAAGCCAGCGTTACCTTCCTGAAGAGCCACCACACTCTGACATCTCTGAGTGCTCCAGTCGGCCCCCCTCACACAAAGAGTCTGACTCCATGACAGCCAGAGGGGGATTCAAGCCTGCAAATCAGCTGAggaagagggggggaggaggaggaggagcaggtggGGGTGGCACATCAAAGATTTACTCCATTGACTCAGACCAGGCCAGTCTTCACTCTGCCCCAATGTACCAGCGAGACAGCCAGGGGGGAGGTGATGACCACAGTTATCCTCCTGACCTGTTCCCCACTGACAACTCACACTCACATCAGACAGAAGGTCCCATCCTGCAGCTGAGCGCCAGCCTGCTTCACCACAGCCACAGCGCTGAGGCGGACCTGCACTCTCTGAAGGATAAGAAATACAGCACCTATAAGCACAGCAGGTAACAAAGAATAGAGAATAAACTGAAGTTTATACTTATTttctatgtctttatgcatgctcaataatccaggtaagaaaatcaaaggttgaatcagttcatctggacacaacgtttattgacagaaatgtttcatcactcatctaagtgacctgttcagtctaaactgactgcaggtatccccgcccttataaacaatacagtggcataacaaccgaaaccaacgatcagtttcatatgcaaataggcatgaccatgagctagagtttcaatggctatgtgtactattcacagaggatttgggaatgtttgcaatcacagcattgtaagatggtgacaaatgtactcttaggccgGGGGGGGGCTAAGCTAAGTACATCTTAcaattctgtcaataaacattgtatccagatgaactgattcaactttcttcgacTTATTTTCTATGATTTTCTGCATTTCAGTTCACTCTGCTTGTAATTTTACTATTGCGTTACAAGTGTGATGATTGGTCATCGTCTCTCCTTTCCGTTCTCTCCAGTGTAAAGGACAAACCTGGAAGTTCATTCGACACTCCCAGCGGAGCAACTGGAGCACCAGGGGTCAGGCCAAGCCACTGTCGCTCCTGCCTGGCCAAGCTAAGCGGGTACTCTGGCCTCTACACTGTCCGCACCCCCCAGGCACGCTGCGATGCCTGCACACACCTGGGCAACCTGTATGACATCAGCGAAGACCAGCTCCACGCACACTTTCCTCACTCACATgctcacatgcacccacacagtgGGGACATATTCACGCATTACCTACCGCAGAGCGAGCTGGGGATGGTGGGTGAAGGCGACGGCCTGGTCAGCCCCTTTGAGCCCTCCCCTTCCACCTCTGCTCCTCTCCCCACCTCTTCCTCTGCCCAGCACCTCCAGCTGAGCCGCCAGCACTCTTATGAGAATGTGCTTCCAGACGGCGTTCCTGAGCGCCAGCCACAGTCCCACACCCGCTTGCGGGGCCTGAGCGTGTCAGATAGGGACCGGGAGAGGGAGCTGACCCTGGATGAGGGGGCCTACGCCAATGTACTAACCATGCGCTCTGACCGGCCCTTCAGCAGCCGCAGCccaccttccccctccccctcccaccaccacagtctggacGCCCCTCTGCCCCTCCCTCGACGCTCAAAGAGCCTTTTCCCCGACCGCCCCTCGCACAACCCTTTTCTTCAGTCAGCTCCTGGCACGACGCAGCGAGACCCTGCCTCACAGGCTGTCACACGCATGCCACAAAGAAGCTCTGCCCACGAGCTCTACAAGCAGCTAATTCCACTGTCGCTCACCCTTGTCAACCATGGCAACCACCATGTCAACCAGCATGGCGGCCATGTTGACCAACAGGTGTTCTACCCCCAGCAGGAGCCCACTGTGGTGGCCTatgcggtcccacctgctgcctCTCAGCCGATGAGCTATGTGACAGCACCGCGAGCCTCAAGCGCCGGGAGCAATCGGCCCCGCCTCTACCGCCGCATGCCCAGCATCGAGTCTGACGTCTGAGAGACACATGCTTTATCTCActgaaacacacatgcacatacacacaggcatgcaAAGACGGAGGTGTGTGACCAGACCAGGCAGCTCTGAttctaagcacacacacacatacacacacacacacacacacacacatctctgtgTAAGCAGCAAGGTCCTAGGTTTGCTCCATTAGATAGGTCATCGCTGATGCTGAATCATTGTTTCTTTAATGTGTCCTCTACAGGACGAGATAGGGGCAAATGGACACCTAGAGACACATTACAaagatgaggagtgtgtgtgagtgccatTGTACACTGACCTCTTGTTCTGGGTAGAGAGAGACAAACCAACACAGGGTCAGTCAAAACAGTAAAGTGGAACAGGAGGGATACTGTGTCCGGACACCTCTGCCAACAGGGGTAGCCGATAAATCATCACCATGAGGGGGACGATCCATTGTCGAGGAGTTTAGGGAGGATAAGATGAACCAGCCTCCCGCGGGCTTGGCCTGCCCCATTATCTAACCAGCCGCTAGGAGATGAGGGGACAGCAAATACCCCTGTCTACTAAgattgcataaacacacacatctcaTCTGAACATGcccacccccttctctctccaggACTCTCCTGTTGCACTATAATTTCTATAGTCATCTGTTTGTTGTTTGAGCCTCCAAACTGCACTGCCGGCATGGCTTAAGAGTACTACAGTACACTAGAGTAATCCTTGACTTGAATGGACACGGCTGTCGCTGTAATAGAATAATCTAAGGTGAGCAGCTGATCACAAAACAGGTCTTCAAAATGTTCCCTCTAAGGGGTCCAAGCCTCTACCTATAGATGCACAAACACTAGAATACACACAGTGTCTCTTTAGAGAAGTTAAATATGGCAGCAGTGCTATAGACTGTTTGTTATTGTTGATGTCAGTTTATTGAACATTCCAAACAGTGGACCAAACATGGCTGCCGGCCTGCTCATAAGAAGCATGGTTCTCAGGATGGAAATGTGCGCTCCAGTGTTTCTAGATCTATTGACATACAGCATCCTTGCCTCCTTCAGCTAGACTTCAGCTCATACCGCATGCTTCCAACTGCCCTGAGGTACAGACCAAGTCCAATACAGGGTAGCAtacgtacacacaaacagacacacacacacacacacatacacatacacacacatggccaCATATGCATACACAGTATTTTAGGACAGtagtttagggtgtgtgtgtgttgaggctatGAGATAGCTTCCATTTGTGCACTTTGTAGATTTTATACCCTGCCACCAAACACAGATGTTTGACCAAAAACACTTTTATACAGAAATGTTTAGATATTCTGAAGCATTCGCGGGCTAGATGTTTccctctcttgtttttttttctttcttctcttttatGTTTTTGTTCTTTTGGCATTTGGTTTAAGGCAACATGAAGGCAATAGGTGTTACTGCGCTGTTGGGTTTCATTGTGTGGTTctacattttacagtgtttgctaATGAATGCCACATCTTACACGCTATACTAACTTTCTCAcactactcttttttttttcacttttaccTTGCTTCTTCCTTCATCTCCACCTAGCCTTCCCTGGTCATTctcatccttccttccttccttcctcccttgctTTCTTTACCTCATCCCTTTCTTCCTCCATCGCTTCCTGATAGAGAAGAGATGGAGGTTCAAAAGTGTGAGCTACAGGCTGGCCATTGCTGGAACTCTCTCGATATAAGTAGTTattataaaacttcaaattaaaATG
This genomic stretch from Lampris incognitus isolate fLamInc1 chromosome 5, fLamInc1.hap2, whole genome shotgun sequence harbors:
- the grin2ab gene encoding glutamate receptor ionotropic, NMDA 2A, coding for MMGVVGWMLLLLSQIMVPAASQKPPGLAVGVILGQTRPVADQDLRPPRRPDDALDVSVVTLRINQTDPKSVITQVCELLSRTRLHGIVFADGTDQEAIAQILDFLSVQTQLPVLGVHGGSSMIMADKDEKSTFFQFGAALQQEALLMLSIMEEYDWHVFSIVTSKFPGYQDFISTLKITVDHSFVRWDLQSVVTLDAVDGDQNSKSHIALKRIQSPVILLYCSKDEAVYILEEARSLGLTGAGYIWIVSSLTTGNPDFTPEMFPLGMISVSYDEWEYPLEMRVRDGVGIVASAATSMLREKGEVPEAQSSCYSQASDRSPGKVPPSALRRHMMHVWNEGRDLSFTPDGYQANPKLVVIVLNSEREWEKMGRWENGTLSLMFPVWPRYNSYGDEDADENHLSIVTLEEKPFVIVDNVDILTGTCMRNSVPCRKHVKDNSTAGGSYIKQCCKGFCIDILKKIARNVKFTYDLYLVTNGKHGKKINNVWNGMVGEVVYKKAVMAVGSLTINEERSEVIDFSVPFVETGISVMVSRSNGTVSPSAFLEPFSASVWVMMFVMLLIVTAIAVFLFEFISPLGFNRNLAQGKDPHGPSFTIGKAIWLLWGLVFNNSVPVQNPKGTTSKFIVSVWAFFAVIFLASYTANLAAFMIQEEFVDQVTGLSDKKFQSPYSYSPPFRFGTVPNGSTERNIRKNYPDMHQYMTKYHQSGVQDALISLKTGKLDAFIYDAAVLNYMAGRDDGCKLVTIGSGYIFATTGYGIALQKGSYWKRHVDLAILGIIGDGEMEELEAQWLTGICHNEKNEVMSSQLDVDNMAGVFYMLATAMGLSILTFISEHLFYWRLRYCFTGVCSGRPGLLFTISRGIWSCIHGVHIEMKKKTPELDFSPQANMLHLLKSAKSITMSSPKRNTVLLQPNIVEIMSGKGNSLHSLPPKGPGLYSNATGLQGFLSLSGRHKDLLNNAAPFPGQQKGLSHQTSPNKPQLSVTNDNGKTRLAGPPCTASKPRALWKKSVETLKTQPTDPSPGPGSSPSPAPGPGPAPMKSQRYLPEEPPHSDISECSSRPPSHKESDSMTARGGFKPANQLRKRGGGGGGAGGGGTSKIYSIDSDQASLHSAPMYQRDSQGGGDDHSYPPDLFPTDNSHSHQTEGPILQLSASLLHHSHSAEADLHSLKDKKYSTYKHSSVKDKPGSSFDTPSGATGAPGVRPSHCRSCLAKLSGYSGLYTVRTPQARCDACTHLGNLYDISEDQLHAHFPHSHAHMHPHSGDIFTHYLPQSELGMVGEGDGLVSPFEPSPSTSAPLPTSSSAQHLQLSRQHSYENVLPDGVPERQPQSHTRLRGLSVSDRDRERELTLDEGAYANVLTMRSDRPFSSRSPPSPSPSHHHSLDAPLPLPRRSKSLFPDRPSHNPFLQSAPGTTQRDPASQAVTRMPQRSSAHELYKQLIPLSLTLVNHGNHHVNQHGGHVDQQVFYPQQEPTVVAYAVPPAASQPMSYVTAPRASSAGSNRPRLYRRMPSIESDV